A region of Nakaseomyces glabratus chromosome E, complete sequence DNA encodes the following proteins:
- the MCO10 gene encoding Mco10p (CAGL0E04548g~Ortholog(s) have mitochondrion localization), with protein sequence MAQAYRILGKNVPPHYLSIATLATVGGVIGYFKMTGKKEEKASTPIAPAKDDIDIEALLQSFVAQEGEKK encoded by the coding sequence ATGGCGCAGGCATACAGAATTTTGGGGAAGAATGTACCACCACATTATTTGTCTATTGCAACATTAGCTACAGTTGGTGGTGTCATTggatatttcaaaatgaCCGgcaagaaagaagagaaggcTAGCACACCAATAGCGCCTGCAAAGGACgatattgatattgagGCTTTGTTGCAATCTTTTGTTGCGCAAGaaggagaaaaaaaatag
- the DDL1 gene encoding putative carboxylic ester hydrolase (CAGL0E04510g~Ortholog(s) have phospholipase activity, role in cardiolipin metabolic process, phosphatidylethanolamine metabolic process and mitochondrial matrix localization), with protein sequence MLHAHQIRRTFLRYRYNCRCAIRFNSSCHWFFATDVPKSDPYQDSNEEETREPTKFIAFSKNDSDRIEKLYQQTPKKDERRIIPVKEDYLFNVDVDQLELRPSYWKGPTYDIRRGLWFNSLNQPLNPDLAAEIEEKFKSINFEELETTNDENKKSKEFQDIFKLSAPYKEGKFVLFVDKNVAFLLQDVDGGEFQIKFLRSNIGQSIPINGMKITRGYDSKHGTSISERVKNLVKEKETSTSKPESNKNDSTLGKLGSLLSFESSSGILSRLAGAISDTSDATTDNDNKKQYMKNEMEHDYYDEESTSSESKDKNTINDREINHLVLCVHGIGQTLGKTYEYVNFVHTINLLRSNMKKLYSAADDLKNLNKLNRYKDWQSNSNVQVLPITWRHSITFQTDRNGPNLESPLLPTLDEITVDGIVPFRKLMADGIFDILLYCDPYYKKMIKAEVTKQLNTVYKRFVKFNPNFNGKVHLVGHSLGSMILFDLLSNKKDYKLEFEVGNFFGIGSPIGILKLIQRTMVGQKQILDADHNVNFQLPECQNYYNIFHVCDPVAYRVESLVDRRMAEYEHTYVPHWSESDGIASKMLEMGGNILKEIPLNSMITEKNEEENTSKSSTGTQYKLPEELKSKLLKLNYSGRIDYALRSGILDIDILSALSSHVSYFEEPDIAGFLLKEILAGHKPVEQVTVTKSKLFKPKSNTV encoded by the coding sequence ATGCTACATGCTCATCAAATAAGAAGAACGTTTTTGAGGTATAGGTACAATTGTCGGTGTGCCATTAGGTTTAATTCTAGCTGCCATTGGTTTTTTGCTACTGATGTACCTAAGAGTGACCCATATCAGGATTcgaatgaagaagagactAGAGAACCTACCAAATTCATCgcattttcaaaaaacGACTCAGACAGGATTGAAAAACTATACCAACAGACGCCAAAGAAAGACGAGAGAAGAATAATTCCTGTGAAGGAGGACTACCTTTTCAATGTTGATGTAGATCAGCTTGAATTACGGCCATCTTATTGGAAGGGGCCTACTTATGATATACGACGCGGGCTTTGGTTTAATTCATTGAACCAACCTCTAAATCCTGATCTGGCTGCCGAAATAGAGGAAAAATTTAAATCaatcaattttgaagaattagAGACAACTAATGAtgagaacaagaaaagcAAGGAATTTCAGGATATTTTTAAGCTAAGTGCACCCTATAAGGAAGGCAAATTCGTACTATTTGTTGACAAAAATGTTGCTTTCCTATTACAAGATGTGGATGGCGGTGAGTTTCAAATTAAATTCTTAAGGTCCAATATTGGACAGAGTATACCGATCAATGGGATGAAAATCACCCGTGGCTATGATTCGAAACACGGGACATCAATCTCAGAGCGTGTGAAGAACCTTGTTAAGGAAAAAGAGACGAGTACGTCAAAGCCAGAatctaataaaaatgattCAACATTGGGCAAACTGGGGTCTCTATTAAGTTTTGAATCAAGTTCAGGTATACTTTCAAGACTTGCGGGTGCCATCTCAGATACATCCGATGCCACAACGGATAATGACAATAAGAAGCAGtatatgaaaaatgaaatggaaCACGATTACTATGATGAGGAATCAACATCATCAGAAAGTAAAGATAAGAATACTATAAACGATCGAGAAATTAATCATCTAGTATTATGTGTACATGGTATTGGCCAAACTTTAGGTAAAACCTATGAGTATGTCAATTTTGTTCACACTATTAATCTTCTGAGATCGAATATGAAAAAGCTTTACTCGGCAGCTGATGATCTAAAGAATTTAAACAAACTTAATCGATATAAAGATTGGCAGTCAAATTCAAATGTACAGGTTTTACCGATTACCTGGAGACACTCCATAACGTTTCAAACAGATAGAAATGGCCCTAACCTAGAAAGTCCATTATTGCCAACTTTAGATGAAATTACTGTAGATGGCATTGTACCATTTCGTAAGCTAATGGCTGATggaatttttgatattttactATATTGTGATCCCtactacaaaaaaatgataaaagcTGAAGTAACAAAACAACTCAATACCGTATACAAAAGATTTGTCAAGTTCAATCCCAATTTCAATGGTAAGGTACATCTGGTTGGCCACTCCTTAGGGAGCatgatattatttgatctgctatctaataaaaaagacTACAAATTAGAATTTGAGGTTGGAAACTTTTTTGGAATTGGATCACCTATTGGAATATTAAAGTTGATACAAAGAACAATGGTTGGCCAAAAACAGATTCTCGATGCAGATCATAATGTCAACTTCCAACTGCCGGAATGCCAAAACtactataatatattccatGTCTGCGACCCTGTTGCATACAGAGTAGAATCTTTGGTTGATAGAAGAATGGCAGAATATGAGCACACTTATGTTCCACATTGGTCTGAAAGTGATGGAATTGCATCAAAGATGCTCGAAATGGGTGGTAATATCTTAAAAGAAATCCCATTAAATTCAATGataacagaaaaaaatgaagaagaaaatactTCAAAATCTTCCACCGGTACGCAATACAAGCTACCAGAAGAACTGAAATCTAAATTACTGAAACTAAACTACTCAGGACGTATTGATTATGCACTCAGAAGTGGTATACTggatattgatattttatcTGCCTTAAGCTCACACGTATCTTATTTCGAAGAACCTGACATTGCTGGCTTCTTATTAAAAGAGATCCTCGCTGGACATAAGCCAGTTGAACAAGTCACAGTAACCAAATCGAAACTTTTCAAACCCAAATCTAATACTGTATAG
- the VPS29 gene encoding retromer subunit VPS29 (CAGL0E04422g~Ortholog(s) have protein transporter activity, role in intracellular protein transport, retrograde transport, endosome to Golgi and cytosol, endosome, nucleus, retromer, cargo-selective complex localization), with the protein MLVLALSDAHIPDRAVDLPSKFKKLLSIPDKISQVAVLGNSSNSSEFLKFVTDITPNVHIVRGEFDRATIPAIHTDKVPVVKTPGQERTIKSNRVELPMNAVITQGEFRIGCCSGYTVVPKNDPVSLLTLARQLDVDILLWGGTYNVEAYTLEGKFFINPGSCTGAFNTDWPVFSDILGNTDVKKEETKTDDSSSKSKDAKNGPDHLYVSDLDINGANVPSFCLLDIQGSTCTLYIYLYVDGEVKVDKVIFEKQR; encoded by the coding sequence ATGTTAGTGCTTGCATTAAGTGATGCACATATACCAGACAGGGCAGTCGATTTGCCATCAAAGTTTAAGAAGTTGCTAAGTATACCAGACAAGATATCGCAGGTGGCTGTGCTAGGAAACAGCAGCAATTCATCTGAATTTCTCAAATTTGTTACAGATATTACACCGAATGTGCACATAGTCCGTGGGGAGTTTGATAGAGCTACGATACCAGCAATCCATACAGATAAAGTGCCAGTGGTGAAGACACCGGGTCAGGAAAGGACGATAAAGTCTAACAGAGTTGAGCTGCCTATGAATGCCGTCATAACTCAAGGTGAGTTCAGGATAGGCTGTTGTAGTGGCTACACTGTGGTACCCAAGAATGATCCTGTATCTCTGCTAACATTAGCAAGACAACTTGATGTTGATATACTTCTATGGGGTGGTACTTATAATGTAGAGGCATATACTCTAGAGGgtaaattttttatcaatcCCGGAAGCTGTACCGGTGCATTTAACACCGATTGGCCTGTTTTTTCTGATATATTGGGAAACACTGACgttaagaaagaagaaacaaagaCAGACGATTCAAGCTCGAAAAGCAAAGACGCAAAGAACGGACCAGACCACCTGTATGTGTCTGATCTGGATATCAATGGTGCAAATGTGCCCAGCTTTTGCCTGCTAGATATACAAGGAAGCACATGCACACTGTATATATACCTATACGTTGACGGCGAAGTTAAAGTAGATAAAGTAATTTTCGAGAAACAGAGGTGA
- a CDS encoding uncharacterized protein (CAGL0E04466g~Ortholog(s) have role in meiotic sister chromatid cohesion, positive regulation of sister chromatid cohesion, protein localization to chromosome, centromeric region), with protein MARSKDSKVLQPRTTNVRKPAGTYKNKKRHNKSELEKNAKSVKRRRIEPSVSDFNNEYISMRLEPQGIRPSIARNNGASVEREISFGDLINAPPVSTSTPTHVPSLSSLKYPEITYNNVRHKKLFATMSYERQNSTYNTQPGDNHNYMLISNNSFSYRADQIASPTTYNNNKPENGQAADIFIPNEKMKSIDISKLSIYSKVDDSVVNQNHRILNEYDVPFPQLIATSARMADTYPTFNEYPTEDMPDVHGDINSMKNAQFPSDTNDSYDSSGGQATYFNSK; from the coding sequence ATGGCTAGAAGTAAAGACAGCAAGGTGTTGCAACCACGCACAACAAATGTGAGGAAGCCAGCGGGAACATACAAGAATAAGAAACGCCATAACAAGTCTGAATTAGAGAAGAATGCTAAGAGTGTAAAACGGAGACGGATCGAGCCCTCTGTGAGTGACTTTAACAATGAGTATATTTCTATGAGACTTGAACCCCAAGGAATAAGACCTTCGATAGCCAGAAATAATGGCGCCAGTGTTGAGAGAGAAATATCTTTTGGGGATCTAATAAATGCACCTCCCGTGTCGACATCGACTCCAACTCATGTACCCTCGTTGAGCTCCTTGAAGTACCCGGAAATAACGTACAATAATGTAAGGcacaaaaaattatttgcAACAATGTCCTATGAAAGGCAAAATAGTACATACAACACACAACCCGGAGACAATCATAACTACATGTTAATATCTAACAACAGTTTCAGTTACAGGGCAGATCAGATCGCCTCACCGACTACctacaacaataataaacCTGAGAATGGACAAGCTGCTGACATTTTTATTCccaatgaaaaaatgaagagcATCGACATATCGAAACTGTCCATTTACTCAAAGGTGGACGATTCAGTAGTTAACCAGAATCACCGTATATTAAACGAATATGATGTGCCATTTCCTCAATTAATAGCTACATCTGCAAGGATGGCAGACACATATCCCACATTTAATGAATATCCAACAGAAGATATGCCAGATGTTCATGGAGATATTAATTCCATGAAGAATGCTCAGTTTCCAAGTGACACAAATGATTCTTATGATTCTTCAGGTGGCCAGGCTACATACTTCAACAGCAAATAG
- the AHC1 gene encoding Ahc1p (CAGL0E04488g~Ortholog(s) have histone acetyltransferase activity, role in histone acetylation, replication-born double-strand break repair via sister chromatid exchange and Ada2/Gcn5/Ada3 transcription activator complex localization), with protein MSANYYQVATPKSPHDLLNSEDDQNNHEIRGGEGVLSSTLDNNNSSPSRLNSGLLRSAGDSEDAERLKYEVAKSELLDKLNLQIAMNHKQIENIKKELKKTDGRMTLLNSLHDDEKLKDKIEEYTKAKCEQAKRELEMEKARQSMGYNMDTSSLSYVPGSRPSISAGSSTSGHHYHTRSKSNSHLLEFSNLRPLDSNLPNQTSRLPSKGLQDNTSGKDIIPGGNANFSFTTTFNPTQLYAHHKRNYSSTCLTSNSGVVGKNENNEAIFRRYDGILIIIKCSFCDRSGFTSAQGIVNHCRLKHSKTYNSQPLAVLNNQTLLPEEKQDADVLNEFKKQKVDPAKEYLPSIKNSILNPEKRTPSPKQNNQQKHVTIDSIDPKHTKHLEKLYSGRNNDFKDLIDMVKEAPKDLQVVLDVSSDPDDEDEEDTESNGLDLDIPSAERSEDEKSYTPSNASDQGSSPNSIVTPNEANFPKSPVDEQPRRNLRKRKDMGEDEESEKLFTRRVLRERLRPAEKKARVDVIALTELPPEEKRSSHYNLRAKSKLRSSSGSLDLE; from the coding sequence ATGTCAGCAAACTACTACCAGGTGGCGACGCCTAAGTCTCCCCATGATTTACTGAACTCTGAAGATGATCAAAACAATCATGAGATTCGCGGTGGTGAAGGTGTTCTTTCATCCACCCTCGATAACAACAACTCATCACCATCACGACTTAACAGCGGGCTGTTAAGATCTGCTGGGGATAGTGAAGATGCGGAAAGATTAAAGTACGAAGTTGCGAAGAGTGAGCTACTCGATAAGCTTAACTTACAAATAGCTATGAATCACAAACAAATcgaaaatataaaaaaagaactgaAGAAAACAGATGGGAGAATGACACTACTTAATAGTTTACATGACGACGAGAAACtgaaagataaaatagaagaatACACTAAGGCAAAATGTGAGCAGGCAAAGAGAGAGTTAGAAATGGAGAAGGCCCGTCAAAGCATGGGCTACAATATGGATACATCTTCACTTTCCTACGTACCAGGCTCTCGGCCTTCGATATCTGCGGGAAGTAGCACTAGTGGTCACCATTACCACACAAGGAGTAAAAGCAACAGCCATTTGCTTGAGTTCTCCAATTTAAGACCGCTTGATTCAAATCTACCGAACCAGACCTCAAGGCTACCATCTAAAGGTCTTCAAGATAACACGTCAGGCAAAGATATCATTCCTGGTGGTAACGCAAACTTTTCATTTACAACCACTTTCAACCCGACGCAACTATATGCACATCATAAAAGAAACTACAGTAGTACATGCCTGACTAGCAACAGTGGCGTGGTTGGCAAAAACGAGAACAATGAGGCTATATTTCGCAGATATGATGGTATCTtaattattatcaaatgtTCTTTTTGTGATAGGTCAGGTTTTACTTCTGCACAAGGTATTGTTAACCACTGCCGGCTAAAACACTCCAAGACGTATAATAGTCAGCCATTGGCTGTTCTAAACAACCAAACTCTATTACCAGAAGAGAAACAAGATGCAGATGTTTTAAATGAGtttaaaaaacaaaaagtaGATCCAGCTAAAGAATATTTGCCTTCAATTAAAAACTCAATCCTAAACCCAGAAAAAAGAACTCCAAGcccaaaacaaaataatcaacaaaaacatGTCACAATTGACAGTATAGATCCAAAGCACACTAAGCATCTTGAAAAGCTCTATTCAGGTCGCAATAACGACTTCAAAGATTTAATTGATATGGTAAAGGAGGCACCGAAGGATTTACAGGTAGTACTTGATGTATCTTCAGATCCagatgacgaagatgaGGAGGACACAGAAAGTAATGGTTTAGATTTAGACATTCCGTCAGCCGAAAGAAGTGAGGATGAAAAATCGTATACGCCTTCCAATGCTTCCGATCAGGGATCAAGCCCAAATTCCATAGTTACCCCAAATGAGGCCAACTTCCCAAAGAGTCCGGTTGACGAGCAACCCCGTAGAAACTTAAGGAAGAGAAAGGATATGGGCGAGGATGAGGAGTCTGAGAAGTTATTCACAAGACGTGTATTGAGGGAAAGGTTAAGACCTGCTGAGAAAAAGGCTCGTGTTGATGTCATAGCACTGACGGAGCTCCCACCTGAGGAGAAAAGATCCTCACATTACAATTTAAGAGCTAAGTCCAAGCTACGCAGCTCTTCAGGTAGTCTTGACCTCGAGTAA
- a CDS encoding uncharacterized protein (CAGL0E04554g~Putative protein; gene is upregulated in azole-resistant strain): MKNFIKKKHKKMSLAIQTPESLISDDFGYTQPKRFNYLDTFSNLSRNTSLTSLKSSSRVSSDYSYRPRDETLKKPDCDGILDNKNSSQIRTVPTLCSSDKLSRCDKSTMKYHKKSESDEFEQFTSPDLHFEAIDSISVNNISDNVYESHTDLNSYQQDEEYENSDDESNTGLSSYFAPIYYGLNSNTFFQPSFDTLFDAEKKARSYTFGFDDFRIKKPSKKTVNNFVRLMQQKRHNTKSP; the protein is encoded by the coding sequence atgaagaattttataaagaaaaaacacAAGAAAATGAGCCTAGCGATACAAACACCTGAAAGCCTCATATCCGATGATTTCGGCTATACCCAGCCAAAGAGATTCAATTATCTGGACACATTCTCAAATCTGTCTCGCAATACCTCTCTAACTTCGCTAAAATCATCCTCAAGAGTCTCAAGTGACTACAGTTATAGACCTCGAGATGAGACACTAAAGAAGCCCGATTGTGATGGTATTCTGGATAATAAGAACAGCAGCCAAATACGAACAGTACCGACATTGTGTTCAAGTGACAAATTGAGTAGGTGCGATAAAAGTACCATGAAATACCACAAGAAGTCAGAGTCGGATGAGTTCGAACAATTCACTTCACCAGATTTACATTTTGAAGCAATTGATTCCATCTCAGTTAACAACATTTCAGATAACGTCTATGAATCACATACTGATTTGAACAGTTACCAGCAAGATGAGGAATATGAAAACTCCGATGACGAAAGTAATACAGGGCTCTCGTCTTATTTTGCACCAATTTATTATGGATTAAACTCAAACACTTTTTTCCAGCCCTCGTTTGATACACTATTTGACGCCGAAAAGAAAGCTAGAAGCTACACCTTTGGTTTTGACGATTTCAGAATCAAAAAGCCTTCTAAGAAAACTGTAAATAATTTTGTGCGTTTAATGCAGCAAAAGAGGCACAACACAAAATCTCCTTAA
- the SFM1 gene encoding protein-arginine N-methyltransferase SFM1 (CAGL0E04532g~Ortholog(s) have protein-arginine omega-N monomethyltransferase activity and role in peptidyl-arginine methylation), with amino-acid sequence MKYIIEHMEEGFSEWVTLEYAQILRDVGNDNLLLTSLPEGTNDSDIPELLRKMGLKWTTKSLSDIPEAVPSWEPLQNGRVCLLDPRAELDLQPEDSKQFDYFVFGGILGDHPPRDRTKELNIAYPGLLVGRRLGDKQMTTDTAIRTTQLIIKDQKKFEDIKFIDYPEFRFSKKEATEMPFRYVLDSQGNPILPEGMLQLIKKDSQQSLDDLL; translated from the coding sequence ATGAAGTATATAATTGAACATATGGAAGAAGGCTTTAGTGAATGGGTCACTCTAGAATATGCCCAAATATTGCGTGATGTAGGCAATGACAATCTACTATTGACGTCGTTACCAGAGGGAACCAATGACTCTGATATCCCTGAACTACTCAGAAAGATGGGCTTGAAATGGACAACAAAAAGTTTATCTGATATTCCAGAAGCCGTTCCATCATGGGAACCACTTCAGAATGGCAGAGTATGCTTATTGGATCCCAGAGCTGAACTTGATTTGCAGCCAGAAGATTCAAAGCAGTTCGACTATTTTGTCTTTGGAGGTATATTAGGTGACCATCCTCCAAGAGATCGTACCAAGGAGCTGAATATTGCTTATCCTGGTTTGTTAGTCGGAAGAAGGCTCGGTGACAAACAAATGACTACCGACACAGCAATCAGAACCACACAGCTAATTATCAAAGACCAAAAAAAGTTCGAAGACATTAAGTTCATAGATTATCCTGAATTTAGATTCAGCAAGAAAGAAGCCACCGAGATGCCCTTCCGTTATGTTTTAGATTCTCAAGGAAACCCAATACTGCCAGAAGGTATGCTacaattgatcaagaagGATTCTCAACAAAGTTTGGATGATCTGTTATGA
- the ARD1 gene encoding peptide alpha-N-acetyltransferase complex A subunit ARD1 (CAGL0E04444g~Ortholog(s) have peptide alpha-N-acetyltransferase activity, peptide-glutamate-N-acetyltransferase activity, peptide-serine-N-acetyltransferase activity) — protein sequence MAITIRRATVNDMICMQNANLHNLPENYLMKYYMYHILSWPEASFVATTTCIEDELDEHEDDNLSIPDPEKPGIMIKLDPTYVAPGEKLVGYVLSKMNDDPDASNEAPNGHVTSLSVMRTYRRMGIAEKLMRQALFALREVYKAEYVSLHVRQSNRAALHLYRDTLAFEVLSIEKSYYQDGEDAYAMKKVLDLDELKISNYTHRKGQEKLEDDLKSDLLEDIITEGVDKIMV from the coding sequence ATGGCCATTACAATTAGACGTGCCACTGTAAATGATATGATATGCATGCAGAATGCTAACTTACATAACTTGCCAGAGAACTATCTGATGAAGTACTATATGTACCACATCTTGTCCTGGCCTGAAGCATCCTTTGTGGCAACTACAACATGTATCGAAGACGAGTTGGATGAACACGAAGATGATAACCTGAGCATACCTGACCCAGAGAAGCCTGGCATAATGATCAAATTGGACCCCACCTATGTGGCGCCTGGTGAGAAGCTAGTGGGCTATGTGCTTTCTAAGATGAACGACGACCCTGATGCCTCAAACGAGGCTCCAAATGGACATGTCACTTCTTTGAGTGTCATGAGAACTTACAGAAGAATGGGTATTGCTGAAAAGCTTATGAGACAAGCGCTGTTTGCACTAAGAGAAGTTTATAAGGCGGAATACGTTTCTCTACATGTCAGACAATCTAATAGAGCTGCTCTGCATCTGTATAGAGATACACTTGCATTTGAAGTGTTAAGCATAGAGAAGAGCTATTATCAAGATGGCGAGGATGCATACGCAATGAAGAAAGTACTAGACTTGGATGAACTAAAAATCTCTAATTACACTCACAGAAAAGGCCAAGAAAAGTTAGAAGACGACTTGAAGAGTGACCTACTAGAAGATATAATCACAGAAGGTGTTGATAAGATTATGGTTTAA
- the DIA4 gene encoding putative serine--tRNA ligase DIA4 (CAGL0E04400g~Ortholog(s) have serine-tRNA ligase activity, role in mitochondrial seryl-tRNA aminoacylation, spore germination and mitochondrion localization) produces MWAAVRHYSSKTLFLKPAKFDVKRIIRDIGLYKDSIARRELVGQEQLVGALDGQLAATYERTKDIHAKISAVQTERKALEFSIRQHKVHGDEVLKELRSLKSQFSALAEQLQEANSKIQDICLRLPNLIHESAPDTAPVIDRWINKGLYESFEQQENRDHVYIMTKCKQLLDLASASNISGNSWYYLINEGAQLETALVNYALDQAEKHGFQRCIPPSIARKEIIDACGFTPRDMNNEKQIYEIEDGNNKLGLTATAEITLAGMNANKILDLDENNPTKRLVGVSRSYRAEAGARGKDTKGLYRVHEFTKVELFCWSLPQHSEKVLEDLKEFQVKLISDLGLCAQVLNMPANDLGNPAYKKYDIEVWMPGRGKFGEVSSTSNCTDFQSRRLFTRYQNKESSKLEYVHTLNGTAMAVPRMILAIIENFYDPSTNMVTVPSPLIPYMNGKTKF; encoded by the coding sequence ATGTGGGCAGCAGTACGGCATTACAGCAGCAAGACGCTGTTTTTGAAGCCGGCGAAGTTTGATGTCAAGAGGATCATCAGGGACATAGGGCTGTATAAGGACTCTATCGCTCGGCGGGAGCTAGTGGGTCAGGAGCAGTTGGTTGGTGCCCTGGATGGGCAGCTTGCCGCTACTTATGAGAGGACGAAAGATATACATGCCAAGATTTCGGCGGTGCAAACTGAGAGGAAAGCGCTCGAGTTCAGTATTCGGCAACATAAAGTGCATGGTGATGAAGTATTGAAGGAGCTGAGATCACTCAAGTCTCAATTCAGTGCCCTCGCTGAACAATTGCAAGAAGCCAACTCTAAAATTCAGGATATATGCCTACGATTGCCAAACTTGATACATGAGTCGGCGCCCGATACAGCGCCTGTGATAGACCGATGGATCAACAAGGGTCTTTATGAATCGTTCGAACAACAGGAAAACAGAGACCACGTATACATTATGACTAAGTGCAAACAACTCTTGGACCTGGCCAGTGCATCCAATATTTCAGGCAATTCGTGGTACTACCTTATTAACGAAGGAGCTCAACTAGAGACTGCATTGGTCAATTATGCATTGGATCAGGCAGAGAAGCACGGATTCCAGCGTTGTATTCCACCTAGCATTGCTCGCAAAGAGATAATTGATGCATGTGGATTTACTCCCAGAGATATGAACAATGAGAAGCAGATCTATGAGATAGAAGACGGTAATAACAAACTTGGACTTACCGCTACAGCTGAAATAACGTTGGCAGGGATGAATgccaacaaaatattggatTTGGACGAAAATAATCCAACTAAAAGGTTGGTTGGTGTAAGTAGGAGTTACAGAGCCGAGGCTGGTGCGAGAGGGAAAGACACTAAGGGTTTATATAGAGTTCATGAGTTTACCAAAGTGGAACTGTTCTGTTGGTCATTGCCGCAACATAGTGAGAAGGTTTTAGAGGATCTGAAAGAATTCCAGGTTAAATTAATAAGTGATTTGGGTCTTTGTGCTCAGGTCCTCAACATGCCTGCCAATGATCTGGGAAATCCAGCTTATAAGAAGTATGACATTGAAGTCTGGATGCCAGGTAGAGGTAAATTTGGTGAAGTAAGTAGTACTTCGAATTGTACTGATTTCCAAAGCAGAAGGCTATTCACAAGATACCAGAATAAAGAGTCATCTAAACTGGAGTACGTGCACACACTAAATGGTACAGCTATGGCTGTTCCTAGAATGATTCTAGcaattattgaaaacttCTACGATCCATCAACGAATATGGTTACAGTACCTAGTCCATTGATACCGTATATGAACGGAAAGACCAAATTTTAG